Part of the Woronichinia naegeliana WA131 genome, AGAGGCTCTAAACACCTGTGAGAAACAGGTAGAAAGTTCAACGAGGGTAATTCATGTATTTGACAGAGAAGGAGATGTTTCAGAAGTCTTTGACTCAGTGCGTCAACTCAAGCATACAGGAGTGCTGGTCAGAGCGTCTCATAATCGTAGTTTAGACAAAAATAGTGAACGACTTTGGCAACATTTGGAATCAGAACCGATTCGTTTTCATCAAGAAATCGAGATTCCGAGTACAGGAAAAAGAAAAGCACGGAAGGTTAAGCTTGCCGTCCGATTTTGCTCAGTTAATCTACGAACTCCCTATCGTTTTGATAATCGTGACCCGTTGAATGTCTATGCTGTTTATGCGACAGAAATCGATTGTCCCGAAGGCGAAACTCCTTTATCTTGGATGCTTCTGACTACAGAAGTTGTTGAGACTATTGAGATGGCTGTCACTATTCTTCGTTGGTACACCTACCGATGGCGGGTTGAAGAATTTCATAAAGTCCTTAAGTCTGGTTGTCAGAGTGAGCGTTATCGACTTGCCTCTGATGGAATGAAAACTCTTTTGGGTTTTTTAAGTGTCATTGCTGTTGAACTTTTACACGTTACTTATCTTCATCGTACCCAGCCCGATGCTCTCGCGATTGAAATTCTTAATCCTCTTCAACTTCAGGTGTTAAAAGCAGCCGCCTCTCAAAAACTTCCCCCTATTTTGACTGTTGCTTGGGCTGTCGAGTCTGTTGCTTTTCTTGGTGGTTATCTTGAACATCGTCGTAAAACTCCTCTCGGTATCCAAGTCCTTTGGCGCGGTTGGTTGAAGTTGCATGACCTTTGCCAAGGCTGGCAGCTTGCAATCCGCACTTAACGGGAAAAGTCAGATGGCCTTTGGAGACTCAAAGCCCATGCACGTCGTTGAAAAACTGGGGGTTGAAATTGGAAACAACTCTCTGAAGTCACCATTTTTCGCGTCCTGTGGCATCTAGGTTCGTTTTGTGGACTTTTTCAGCAGACCCTACATAATTGACAATCCGATGTTTATGTTTGTTTACTGGACAGTGCGAAGTTCTAGGAAAATCAACGAGTTTACTAGGGTTTCAGCCCCCAACGCCCTTCTACCCTCTTCCAGACTCACAATCGCTGAAACCCTTTCAATGCAAGGCTTTTAGGCATTTTATCAAAATGTCTGACAGAGAACTTCGCACTCTCCAGATCTATAAAAAGAAGTATAAATTGGGTATTCCCTCAGAACGCGATCGCAACTAACAGAATATGATCAAAATCGTTAACAAAAAGCACCTCCATTAAGAGAGTGCATTGATTGTAGGTTTAAGAGTGTTTTGGGGTATAAATTTTGGGGTAAAAGTTCTGGGCGCACGCAATCATTGGTGTCAACTTAAGCCAAAACCCTTATTAAATAGGGCTTGCTGAATAAGTATAGAACCCTTGCCAGACAATGCTTTCAAGCATTTTAAAAACGATCAGATGCAAGGTTATGGCCTTTGGAGGCTCAAAGCCCATGCACGTCGTTGGAAAACTGGGGGTTGAAATTGGAAACAACTCTCTGAAGTCACCATTTTTCGCCTCCTGTGGCATCTAGGTTCGTTTTGTGGACTTTTTCAGCAGACCCGAAATAAGGATAGGATTGTGGGATAAGCTAGGTAAGGATTGTGGGATAAGCTAGGTGGTGCTAATAAATTATCAATCAACGATTAATCAAAGGTTATGGCTCCGAGTACTTACAAATAAGGCTCAATAAGATGTCCTAAAGTAGTTTCAAAGCCTTAATCAGAAAGAGTTACCATGGCAAACGCATCTAAATTCTAGACTCCTTATCTGATAAGACTTTCAGCGTTTCATAAAAAATCAATCATGATCTCGGAAACCCTTATCCAGCCTACCTTTCAAAAATAAGATGCGTTCGCCCTGAAAGAGTTACACGTTAAGTTGACACCAATGGCACGCAATGCGTCCCTACGGTTTAAACGACACTAAAAACAATTACAAATCCCAAGACTGCTGCAAAGACAATCAGGGCATAGAATTGGGCGCGACCATTTTCTAAATACTTCAAACCTTCACCACTAACTAAAGTAACTAACCCTGTGAGGTTAACGGCTCCGTCAATGACTTTGTAATCAATTTCCATGATCTGCCGTGCTAAACGACGAGAACCCTTAACAAAGAGGCGATCATAAAGGTCATCAAAATACCATTTGTTTAGGGAAAAACGGTAAAGTGCGGGGTATTTTTCGGAGATCGCGGCGGGATCAATTTTGTGTTGCAGATACATCAAGATAGCAAAACTAATACCGATTAAACCTATACCGATGGAACTGCCCGCCATCACATAAAACTCAGACCAGTCAAATTCTGCCGCTTGT contains:
- a CDS encoding IS4 family transposase, whose translation is MTTAAVEEYKIMLSVGDTTFLDYRNIKEKREGYGPTGKGGNGLILHSALAIEPEKGQVLGLLWQKLWNREVKEKPPTDETAKQKKERQKEQRKAARQRPFEEKESYKWVEALNTCEKQVESSTRVIHVFDREGDVSEVFDSVRQLKHTGVLVRASHNRSLDKNSERLWQHLESEPIRFHQEIEIPSTGKRKARKVKLAVRFCSVNLRTPYRFDNRDPLNVYAVYATEIDCPEGETPLSWMLLTTEVVETIEMAVTILRWYTYRWRVEEFHKVLKSGCQSERYRLASDGMKTLLGFLSVIAVELLHVTYLHRTQPDALAIEILNPLQLQVLKAAASQKLPPILTVAWAVESVAFLGGYLEHRRKTPLGIQVLWRGWLKLHDLCQGWQLAIRT